The following coding sequences are from one Mycolicibacterium aichiense window:
- a CDS encoding DUF3253 domain-containing protein has translation MGRRLRSAILTLTAERAPRTICPSDAARAVDPDNWRELMDATRDLARELARSGDVVITQKGEELDPDAQWRGPIRIRRAGT, from the coding sequence GTGGGCAGGCGGCTGCGTTCCGCGATCCTCACACTGACGGCCGAGCGTGCGCCGCGCACGATCTGCCCCTCGGACGCCGCCCGTGCAGTGGACCCCGACAACTGGCGTGAGCTGATGGACGCGACGCGCGATCTCGCCCGCGAGCTGGCCAGGAGCGGGGATGTCGTCATCACCCAGAAAGGCGAAGAGCTCGACCCGGACGCGCAGTGGCGCGGACCAATCCGGATCCGACGAGCAGGCACCTGA
- a CDS encoding o-succinylbenzoate synthase, translated as MAVDLDDLLNRLHVLALPMRVRFRGIMVREVALIDGPAGWGEFGAFIEYEPPEAVHWLASGIESAYRAPPSVVRDVVPINATVPAVPAETVPEVLERFPGTRTAKVKVAEPGQTLDDDVARVNAVRAVIPTVRVDANGGWTVEQAVAAAEALTADGPLEYLEQPCKSVAELAEVRSRVDVAVAADESIRKAADPLAVVRARAADIAVLKVPPLGGVRALLDIAAEIDIPVVISSALDTAVGIAAGLTAAAALPRLQHACGLGTGGLFVDDVAEITLVDGGLRVGDVVPDPARLAALAAPAARRDWWIERVRVCHALLARTDKRASNRE; from the coding sequence ATGGCGGTGGACCTGGACGACCTGCTGAATCGGTTGCATGTTCTCGCGCTACCGATGCGGGTTCGGTTCCGCGGCATCATGGTTCGCGAGGTGGCCTTGATCGACGGGCCTGCGGGCTGGGGTGAATTCGGCGCATTCATCGAGTACGAACCACCTGAGGCCGTGCACTGGCTGGCCTCCGGTATCGAATCCGCCTATAGGGCACCGCCTTCCGTTGTCCGCGATGTGGTGCCGATCAATGCGACGGTGCCTGCCGTGCCGGCGGAGACCGTGCCGGAAGTGTTGGAGCGCTTTCCCGGGACACGTACCGCCAAGGTGAAGGTGGCCGAGCCGGGCCAGACGCTGGATGACGACGTCGCCCGGGTGAACGCGGTGCGTGCGGTGATCCCGACGGTGCGGGTGGACGCCAATGGCGGGTGGACGGTGGAGCAGGCAGTAGCGGCGGCAGAAGCGCTGACCGCCGACGGTCCGCTGGAATACCTTGAGCAGCCGTGCAAATCGGTGGCCGAACTGGCCGAAGTGCGCAGCAGGGTCGACGTCGCGGTGGCCGCCGACGAGAGCATTCGCAAGGCAGCCGACCCGCTGGCGGTGGTGCGCGCGCGGGCAGCCGACATCGCGGTGCTCAAAGTGCCGCCGCTCGGTGGGGTGCGGGCACTGTTGGACATCGCCGCCGAGATCGACATTCCGGTGGTGATCTCCAGCGCGTTGGACACCGCGGTCGGCATCGCCGCCGGGCTGACAGCGGCGGCGGCGCTGCCGCGGCTGCAGCATGCCTGCGGGTTGGGGACCGGCGGATTGTTCGTCGATGACGTCGCGGAGATCACGTTGGTCGATGGTGGCCTGCGCGTCGGTGACGTGGTGCCGGATCCGGCGCGCCTGGCCGCACTGGCCGCACCGGCCGCGCGCCGCGACTGGTGGATCGAGCGTGTCCGCGTGTGCCACGCCCTTCTCGCCCGAACCGACAAACGGGCGAGCAATCGCGAGTAG
- a CDS encoding long-chain-fatty-acid--CoA ligase, producing MQPPEPRFLDDRPAYWAEHKPDGQAISYLDRSWTWAQWDDRIRRLAGALVERGIGRGDVVAFLDKNHPACVELQLAAGSLGAATAVINFRLAADEMDYVLNDSGAKLLIVGTELMGAVDKIRDKLTNVSEVIEVTPDGADGDGYEALLATANPVGRPAEVDPEDAALVMYSSGTTGRPKGVVLSHRNVLAHTMNAATFEFGDDDKNMVAMPLFHVGGSAYVQYSIHAGVPTIMTREADGASLAGALLQGANRTFLVPAVLGKVLESGEDAVKLFSALRTFVYGASPMPPALLKSALKAWPDTDFIQVYGLTEVCGAITQLSPEVHRDDSRPERLISAGQPSREVEVRVVDTDTLAEVPVGQPGELWFRTPQLMKGYHNKPEATASTITEDGWFRSGDIGRVDEDGFIFVEDRLKDMIISGGENIYSVEVERVLTDHPAVLDAAVFGVPDEKWGESVKAVVELSLGGKTSEEELIAWCRERLAHYKCPRSVEISEALPRNPTGKLLKRDLRNPYWENRGRAI from the coding sequence ATGCAACCACCCGAACCACGCTTTCTCGACGACCGGCCGGCGTACTGGGCCGAGCACAAGCCCGACGGTCAGGCCATCAGTTACCTGGACCGCAGCTGGACCTGGGCGCAGTGGGACGACCGGATCCGGCGGCTGGCAGGCGCCCTGGTGGAGCGTGGCATCGGCCGCGGTGACGTGGTGGCGTTCCTGGACAAGAACCACCCGGCCTGTGTCGAGCTGCAGCTGGCCGCTGGATCGCTCGGCGCCGCCACCGCCGTCATCAACTTCCGGCTGGCCGCCGACGAGATGGACTACGTCCTCAACGACTCGGGTGCCAAACTGCTGATCGTCGGCACCGAACTGATGGGTGCTGTCGACAAGATCCGGGACAAGCTGACCAACGTCTCGGAGGTCATCGAGGTCACGCCCGACGGCGCGGACGGCGATGGCTACGAAGCCCTGCTGGCGACGGCCAACCCGGTAGGGCGGCCCGCCGAGGTCGATCCCGAGGATGCCGCTTTGGTCATGTATTCCTCGGGCACCACGGGCCGGCCCAAGGGTGTGGTTCTCTCGCACCGAAATGTGTTGGCGCACACGATGAACGCTGCGACGTTCGAGTTCGGCGACGACGACAAGAACATGGTGGCGATGCCGTTGTTCCATGTCGGTGGGTCCGCCTACGTGCAGTACAGCATTCACGCCGGTGTCCCGACGATCATGACGCGCGAGGCTGACGGTGCCTCGCTTGCCGGAGCGCTCCTGCAGGGTGCCAACCGAACTTTCCTGGTGCCCGCGGTGCTGGGCAAGGTGCTGGAGTCCGGCGAGGACGCGGTCAAGCTGTTCAGCGCGCTGCGGACCTTCGTTTACGGGGCTTCCCCGATGCCGCCCGCGCTGCTGAAATCGGCGCTGAAAGCCTGGCCCGACACCGATTTCATCCAGGTGTACGGCCTGACCGAGGTGTGCGGCGCGATCACCCAGCTCTCCCCGGAGGTGCACCGCGACGACTCCCGGCCGGAGCGCCTGATCAGTGCCGGGCAGCCCTCGCGGGAGGTGGAGGTCCGGGTTGTGGACACCGACACCCTGGCTGAGGTGCCGGTCGGTCAGCCCGGCGAATTATGGTTCCGCACACCGCAGCTGATGAAGGGCTACCACAACAAGCCGGAGGCCACCGCCTCGACCATCACCGAGGACGGCTGGTTCCGTTCCGGTGACATCGGCCGCGTCGACGAAGACGGCTTCATCTTCGTCGAGGACCGCCTCAAGGACATGATCATCTCCGGCGGCGAGAACATCTACTCCGTGGAGGTGGAGCGGGTGCTCACCGATCATCCTGCGGTGCTCGACGCCGCGGTGTTCGGTGTCCCGGACGAGAAGTGGGGCGAGTCGGTCAAGGCGGTCGTCGAACTGTCGCTCGGCGGTAAGACGTCCGAGGAGGAGCTGATCGCCTGGTGCCGGGAGCGGCTGGCACACTACAAGTGCCCGCGCAGCGTGGAGATCTCCGAGGCGCTGCCGCGCAACCCGACGGGCAAGCTACTCAAGCGCGACCTGCGCAACCCGTACTGGGAGAACCGCGGCCGCGCGATCTGA